One genomic segment of bacterium includes these proteins:
- a CDS encoding KH domain-containing protein, with amino-acid sequence MEQIEHVGKTYQQALDEALDILQREPEEVEIEVLEEGPKGTKLRLVVRPEFDEAQDWLLDILDEMELDCSVGLIFDEESITFHIETEDDAGMLIGRKGQTLDALQYLLNVAYGPKIGKRLIVDVHDYRKRHHEKLVEQALDAVDRVRETGRSLRLPPMGAADRKVVHNEILAFPDMETGSQGEEPNRYVVVHLKRAGAPRRAF; translated from the coding sequence GGCCCTCGATGAGGCCCTCGACATCCTTCAGCGCGAACCCGAGGAGGTCGAGATCGAGGTCCTCGAAGAGGGCCCGAAGGGGACCAAGCTGCGCCTGGTGGTGCGGCCCGAGTTCGACGAGGCGCAGGACTGGCTGCTCGACATCCTCGATGAGATGGAGCTCGACTGCTCGGTGGGGCTGATCTTCGACGAGGAGTCGATCACCTTCCACATCGAGACCGAGGACGACGCGGGGATGCTGATCGGCCGCAAGGGCCAGACCCTGGATGCCCTCCAGTACCTTCTCAACGTTGCCTACGGCCCCAAGATCGGCAAGCGCCTGATCGTGGACGTCCACGACTACCGCAAGCGCCACCACGAGAAGCTGGTGGAGCAGGCCCTCGACGCGGTCGATCGGGTCCGCGAGACGGGCCGCTCGCTGCGCCTGCCGCCCATGGGCGCCGCCGACCGCAAGGTCGTCCACAACGAGATCCTGGCCTTCCCCGACATGGAGACGGGCAGCCAGGGCGAGGAGCCCAACCGCTACGTGGTGGTCCACCTCAAGCGCGCGGGGGCCCCGCGACGCGCCTTCTAG
- the mnmE gene encoding tRNA uridine-5-carboxymethylaminomethyl(34) synthesis GTPase MnmE, translated as MLFDTIAAIATPPGTGGVGIVRLSGPESLSIAQALFRTTTDRPLDPPLEAREGKSLHVGRVVSPQTGETLDEIVMLVFRAPRSYTTEDVVELQCHAGPAVMQRILAAVLSRGVRLAAPGEFTKRAFLGGRIDLTQAEAIADVSSARTERALATALGQLEGRLAQATRSLRDPIKLLLAELEASIDFPDEIDPPPDARMRETLGALIAQAEHLLATADGGRLLREGASLAIVGRPNVGKSSLLNALLQAERAIVTDIAGTTRDVLEAGLAIKGVPFRVLDTAGIRDEGADVVERLGIERSKEALAEADVRLVVLDAGAGLTPHDEEILEASRSAGPTVVTLNKIDRYPEVEIALPEGVLALRISAATGSGLADLEQAIYDLTLGAALSPIASVAINARHQSALARARESLERALESVSRQMPADFVAIDLRAAMEALGEITGEDLKEEVIDHIFARFCVGK; from the coding sequence ATCCTCTTCGACACCATCGCCGCCATCGCGACCCCGCCGGGCACCGGCGGGGTCGGCATCGTTCGGCTCAGCGGGCCCGAGAGCCTTTCGATCGCCCAGGCCCTCTTCCGCACTACGACGGACCGCCCGCTCGATCCTCCCCTGGAGGCACGCGAGGGCAAGTCCCTCCACGTGGGCCGGGTCGTGTCTCCCCAGACGGGCGAGACCCTCGACGAGATCGTCATGCTCGTCTTCCGGGCGCCGCGCTCCTACACCACCGAGGACGTGGTCGAGCTCCAGTGCCATGCGGGACCGGCCGTCATGCAGCGGATCCTGGCCGCGGTTCTCTCCCGGGGCGTGCGCCTCGCGGCGCCGGGCGAGTTCACCAAGAGGGCCTTCCTCGGCGGGCGGATCGATTTGACCCAGGCCGAGGCCATCGCGGACGTGTCGAGCGCGCGCACCGAGCGCGCCCTGGCAACAGCCCTCGGCCAGCTCGAAGGACGCCTCGCCCAGGCCACCCGCTCCCTGAGGGATCCCATCAAGCTCCTGCTGGCCGAGCTGGAGGCCTCCATCGACTTCCCCGACGAGATCGATCCGCCGCCAGACGCCCGGATGCGCGAGACCCTCGGGGCCCTCATCGCCCAGGCCGAGCACCTGCTTGCGACCGCCGACGGCGGACGCCTCTTGCGCGAGGGGGCGTCGCTCGCCATCGTGGGGCGCCCCAACGTGGGCAAGTCGAGCCTGCTGAACGCGCTCCTGCAAGCCGAGCGGGCTATCGTGACCGACATCGCGGGCACCACCCGCGACGTGCTGGAGGCGGGGCTCGCCATCAAGGGGGTCCCCTTCCGCGTCCTGGACACGGCGGGGATCCGGGACGAGGGGGCCGACGTGGTGGAGCGCCTCGGCATCGAACGCTCGAAGGAGGCCCTCGCGGAGGCCGACGTGCGGCTGGTGGTGCTGGATGCGGGCGCGGGGCTCACCCCCCACGACGAAGAGATCCTGGAGGCTTCCCGCTCGGCGGGGCCGACCGTGGTGACCTTGAACAAGATCGATCGTTACCCGGAGGTGGAGATCGCGCTTCCCGAGGGCGTTTTGGCCCTGCGGATCTCGGCGGCGACGGGGTCGGGGCTGGCGGATCTGGAACAGGCGATATATGATTTGACCTTGGGAGCGGCGTTATCGCCGATTGCCTCGGTCGCAATCAACGCGCGGCACCAGTCCGCGCTCGCGCGCGCCCGAGAGAGCCTGGAGAGGGCCCTCGAGAGCGTTTCGCGCCAGATGCCGGCCGACTTCGTCGCGATCGATCTGAGGGCTGCAATGGAAGCCCTGGGTGAGATCACCGGCGAGGACCTCAAAGAGGAGGTAATCGATCACATCTTCGCACGCTTTTGCGTGGGAAAATAA
- a CDS encoding sigma-70 family RNA polymerase sigma factor, which translates to MESTRKWSLTPQEREKLVHEFIPLVKKIARGLARRSTDPVEDLIQVGSIGLLEAIDRYELGHNTEFKTYAVHYITGHIRHYLRDRQNLLRGPRALQELSYRLSVVTANLSHELGREPTNQELADQLEITVHQIDEVKQYDNRVSVYWLDQEGRSDDDDTRTLLDTLMDPRSQRDGQGDLDERLLLKEAMGRLSKQQQELLEMRYFQDMTQAEVARRLGVSQMEICRRLKRAVKQLQNILCPPTAAQA; encoded by the coding sequence GTGGAAAGTACTCGTAAGTGGTCGTTGACCCCGCAGGAACGTGAAAAGCTCGTCCACGAGTTTATCCCCCTGGTGAAGAAGATTGCGCGCGGTCTCGCCCGCCGCAGCACGGATCCCGTCGAGGATCTGATCCAGGTCGGTTCCATCGGCCTCCTGGAGGCCATCGATCGCTACGAGCTGGGTCACAACACCGAGTTCAAGACCTACGCCGTCCACTACATCACCGGCCACATCCGCCACTACCTGCGCGATCGTCAGAACCTCCTGCGCGGCCCCCGCGCCCTCCAGGAGCTCTCGTACCGCCTGAGCGTCGTGACCGCGAACCTCTCGCACGAGCTCGGCCGCGAGCCGACCAACCAGGAGCTCGCCGACCAGCTCGAGATCACCGTCCACCAGATCGACGAGGTCAAGCAGTACGACAACCGCGTCTCGGTCTACTGGCTCGATCAGGAAGGCCGCAGCGACGACGACGACACCCGTACCCTGCTGGACACCCTGATGGATCCGCGCTCGCAGCGCGACGGTCAGGGGGATCTGGACGAGCGCCTGCTTCTCAAGGAGGCCATGGGCCGCCTTTCCAAGCAGCAGCAGGAGCTGCTCGAGATGCGCTACTTCCAGGACATGACCCAGGCCGAGGTCGCCCGCCGGCTCGGCGTCTCCCAGATGGAGATCTGCCGCCGCCTCAAGCGCGCCGTCAAGCAGCTGCAGAACATCCTCTGCCCCCCGACCGCCGCGCAGGCCTAG
- a CDS encoding C39 family peptidase, which yields MSVARLGSYNQILQSLRQLLAGAPSQQPSSAPAAPKPPVSTLGRDVFISSLSVPAAPKAPLSADPNTFFFSQVLDSRWNPNATDGNTNCGPASLAMALKALGLKPPGLIDAKNPEAWIDRTRMAMEGDMDDFKLTSDDDVLRGAVASGAKAEKVYGLAGVEAAIAQGKPVVLAGNPIAYEGRFTDSQYAKFDGGHFILVTGIQGDKVSINDPQSRVGSLTISRAELAQYMGFQGWNVGVAVSK from the coding sequence ATGTCAGTTGCGAGGCTTGGATCTTACAACCAGATTCTCCAGTCGCTGCGCCAACTGCTGGCGGGTGCTCCGAGTCAGCAGCCTTCGAGCGCGCCGGCGGCTCCCAAGCCTCCTGTTTCGACCCTCGGGCGCGACGTCTTCATCTCCTCGCTCTCCGTGCCGGCCGCGCCCAAGGCGCCCCTCTCGGCCGATCCCAACACCTTCTTCTTCAGCCAGGTCCTCGATTCGCGCTGGAACCCCAACGCCACCGACGGCAACACCAACTGCGGTCCCGCGAGCCTCGCCATGGCCCTCAAGGCCCTGGGCCTCAAGCCGCCCGGCCTGATCGACGCCAAGAACCCCGAGGCCTGGATCGACCGGACCCGCATGGCGATGGAAGGGGACATGGACGACTTCAAGTTGACGTCGGACGACGACGTGCTGCGCGGGGCCGTCGCGAGCGGCGCCAAGGCCGAGAAGGTCTACGGCCTGGCAGGAGTCGAGGCAGCGATCGCCCAGGGCAAGCCCGTGGTGCTCGCCGGCAACCCGATCGCCTACGAAGGACGCTTCACCGATAGCCAGTACGCCAAGTTCGACGGCGGTCACTTCATCCTGGTGACGGGCATCCAGGGGGACAAGGTCAGCATCAACGATCCCCAGTCCCGCGTCGGCAGCCTCACCATCTCGCGCGCCGAGCTCGCCCAGTACATGGGTTTCCAGGGCTGGAACGTGGGGGTTGCGGTCTCGAAGTAG
- a CDS encoding mechanosensitive ion channel family protein, whose protein sequence is MLGTISPSTLATLPRAIDRLDEAALTWATTRGIGILVTIGLAFVALRLGTALIDRIQGALQDSSRADQSPRRAQRSLTLTTILRSTLRAVVLFATTLSVLAAVGINITPILASAGVVGLAVGFGAQSLVKDVISGFFILFEDQYGVGDVVDIDGKSGLVERMNLRITQLRNTAGELITIPNGSIKIVSNRSKEWARAVLELGVAYDADVDHALSLMMEEGRKLWEERPNDVLALPEIAGIQAFEENSIRLRVLMKTAPLQQWSIASEWRRRTKYAFDREAIKSRSGL, encoded by the coding sequence ATGCTAGGAACGATCTCACCCTCCACCCTCGCTACCCTGCCCCGAGCCATCGATCGCCTCGACGAGGCCGCCCTCACCTGGGCCACCACGCGCGGCATCGGCATCCTCGTCACCATCGGGCTCGCCTTCGTGGCGCTACGCCTCGGCACCGCCCTGATCGACCGAATTCAGGGCGCCCTCCAGGATTCCTCGCGCGCCGATCAGAGCCCGCGCCGCGCCCAGCGCAGCCTGACGCTGACCACCATCCTGCGCAGCACCCTCAGGGCCGTGGTCCTCTTCGCGACCACCCTCTCGGTGCTCGCGGCCGTCGGCATCAACATCACACCGATCCTGGCGAGCGCCGGGGTCGTCGGCCTCGCGGTCGGTTTCGGCGCCCAGAGCCTCGTCAAGGACGTGATCTCGGGCTTCTTCATCCTGTTCGAGGACCAGTACGGGGTGGGCGACGTGGTGGACATCGACGGCAAGAGCGGCCTGGTCGAGCGCATGAACCTGCGCATCACCCAGCTGCGCAACACCGCCGGCGAGCTCATCACCATCCCCAACGGCAGCATCAAGATCGTCTCGAACCGCTCCAAGGAGTGGGCCCGTGCCGTCCTCGAACTCGGGGTCGCCTACGACGCCGACGTGGATCATGCGCTGAGCTTGATGATGGAGGAAGGGCGCAAGCTCTGGGAAGAACGCCCGAACGACGTGCTCGCGCTCCCGGAGATCGCGGGAATTCAGGCGTTCGAAGAGAACAGCATCCGCTTGCGAGTCCTGATGAAGACCGCCCCCCTCCAGCAATGGTCGATCGCAAGCGAGTGGCGACGCCGGACCAAGTACGCCTTCGACCGCGAAGCCATCAAGAGCCGCAGCGGGCTCTAA